The proteins below come from a single Chryseobacterium sp. MA9 genomic window:
- a CDS encoding DUF4197 domain-containing protein, translating into MKKNFFLAAGLLFSMSTQAQIFDIIKSTVKDKTGVDLNVPVKNNGTKTTTTTTTSSQTTKSSANLGGLTSTQISSGLKEALSMGVTDGVKKLAITDGFFKNEAVKILMPEKLRKIDTTLRSIGMGSLADEGVKLLNRAAEDAVTEAAPIFTNAITSMTITDAKNILLGSNNAATSYLQGKTQSQLFSAFQPKVKASLGKVGADTLWKNLISKYNTFTGQSVTTDLNEYVTTETINGVFKMVADKESGIRNTPAMRTTSILQKVFGAQDGK; encoded by the coding sequence ATGAAAAAAAACTTTTTTCTGGCAGCCGGATTATTATTCTCAATGTCAACACAGGCACAAATTTTCGATATCATAAAATCTACCGTTAAGGACAAAACAGGTGTAGATCTGAATGTTCCCGTAAAAAACAACGGTACTAAAACCACGACCACCACAACAACTTCCAGTCAGACTACTAAATCATCTGCCAATCTTGGGGGCCTTACCTCGACCCAGATTTCCTCAGGATTAAAAGAAGCGTTAAGCATGGGGGTAACGGACGGAGTCAAAAAACTGGCAATTACGGATGGTTTTTTCAAAAATGAAGCGGTAAAAATTTTAATGCCTGAAAAATTAAGAAAGATCGACACCACTTTACGTTCCATCGGTATGGGAAGTCTTGCTGATGAAGGAGTGAAACTATTAAACAGAGCTGCTGAAGATGCCGTAACAGAAGCTGCTCCTATTTTCACCAACGCTATTACTTCTATGACAATTACGGATGCCAAGAATATTTTATTGGGCAGTAATAACGCAGCAACAAGTTATCTTCAGGGAAAAACCCAATCTCAGCTGTTTAGTGCTTTTCAGCCTAAAGTAAAGGCATCATTGGGAAAAGTAGGTGCTGATACACTTTGGAAAAATCTGATTTCAAAATACAATACTTTTACAGGACAGTCTGTAACCACTGATCTTAACGAATATGTTACTACAGAAACCATCAACGGCGTATTCAAAATGGTAGCTGATAAAGAAAGCGGAATCAGAAATACACCTGCAATGAGAACAACAAGCATTTTGCAGAAGGTGTTTGGGGCGCAGGATGGGAAATAA
- a CDS encoding CoA transferase subunit B: MLTKEQIAKRISKELKDRYYVNLGIGIPTLVANYVPEGISVEFQSENGVLGMGPFPFAGEEDADIINAGKQTITILEGGSFFDSAFSFGMIRGQKVDLTILGAMEVSENGDIANWKIPGKMVKGMGGAMDLVASAENIIVAMMHVNKAGESKILKKCTLPLTGVNCVKKVVTELAVLDVTPAGFKLVERAPGVSVEDIIKATEADLIIEGEIPEMQF, translated from the coding sequence CCAAAAGAATTTCAAAAGAACTGAAAGATCGTTATTATGTAAACCTGGGAATTGGGATTCCTACTTTGGTTGCCAACTATGTTCCGGAAGGTATTTCCGTAGAATTCCAGAGTGAGAACGGAGTTTTGGGAATGGGGCCTTTCCCTTTCGCGGGAGAAGAAGATGCTGATATCATCAATGCCGGAAAACAGACTATTACTATTCTGGAAGGAGGTTCATTCTTTGATTCCGCATTCAGTTTCGGGATGATTCGTGGTCAGAAAGTAGATCTTACTATCTTGGGAGCCATGGAAGTTTCAGAAAACGGAGATATTGCCAACTGGAAAATCCCCGGAAAAATGGTGAAAGGAATGGGAGGTGCTATGGACCTTGTAGCTTCTGCTGAAAATATTATCGTTGCAATGATGCATGTAAACAAAGCAGGAGAAAGCAAAATCCTTAAAAAATGTACACTTCCTTTAACGGGTGTAAACTGTGTGAAGAAAGTAGTTACTGAATTAGCTGTTCTGGATGTAACTCCGGCAGGTTTTAAACTGGTGGAAAGAGCACCGGGCGTTTCAGTAGAAGATATTATCAAAGCTACAGAAGCAGATCTGATCATTGAAGGAGAAATTCCTGAAATGCAGTTCTAA